A region of Patescibacteria group bacterium DNA encodes the following proteins:
- a CDS encoding SIMPL domain-containing protein (The SIMPL domain is named for its presence in mouse protein SIMPL (signalling molecule that associates with mouse pelle-like kinase). Bacterial member BP26, from Brucella, was shown to assemble into a channel-like structure, while YggE from E. coli has been associated with resistance to oxidative stress.) produces the protein MEEETKKCYFIDYPKHIIAIILILGMIALGILSILRDRIVNVERNQLTVSAEGKIFAKPDIAQIGFGVKTDTKKEVAQVVEDGTVKMNAVIEKMKALGIEEKDIKTTQYNLSPIYSYPQNTGARVLSGYELYQEVTVKIRNLDTIGNVIKESANLGANQIGNVNFTIDDTDALKAEARKQAIEKAKAKAKELSKQTGIKLGKIINVYEDNYYEPMYRNDFAYSSKEALGMGGDAMMTPAIPDIQSGNMEVRLNVTLMYKVK, from the coding sequence ATGGAAGAAGAAACAAAAAAATGCTATTTTATAGATTACCCAAAGCATATTATAGCTATAATCTTAATTTTGGGTATGATTGCTCTTGGAATTTTATCAATTTTGCGAGATAGAATAGTAAATGTAGAAAGAAATCAATTAACAGTATCTGCAGAAGGTAAAATATTTGCAAAGCCAGATATAGCTCAAATTGGTTTTGGTGTAAAAACTGATACAAAAAAAGAAGTGGCTCAAGTTGTTGAAGATGGAACTGTCAAAATGAACGCTGTTATAGAAAAAATGAAAGCTCTTGGAATAGAAGAAAAAGATATAAAAACAACTCAATATAATTTGAGTCCAATATATAGCTATCCTCAAAATACAGGTGCAAGAGTTTTGTCAGGATATGAATTATATCAAGAAGTTACTGTAAAAATTAGAAATCTAGACACAATTGGTAATGTAATAAAAGAATCTGCAAATCTTGGTGCAAATCAAATCGGAAATGTAAATTTTACAATAGATGATACTGATGCACTAAAAGCAGAAGCAAGAAAGCAAGCTATAGAAAAGGCAAAAGCAAAAGCAAAAGAATTATCAAAACAAACAGGTATAAAACTTGGAAAAATTATAAATGTATATGAGGACAATTATTATGAGCCAATGTACAGAAATGATTTTGCATATTCATCAAAAGAAGCTCTTGGAATGGGTGGAGATGCAATGATGACACCTGCAATTCCAGACATACAAAGTGGCAATATGGAAGTAAGGCTCAATGTAACTTTAATGTATAAAGTAAAATAG
- a CDS encoding 8-oxo-dGTP diphosphatase gives MQQATLCLLLKGNQILLAMKKRSFGVGKWNGVGGKPEGNETITSTAIREAKEEIGVNIKESDLEKVCEFKFFFKDGKNNQEVSVFLCKSWEGDIIETEEMMPQWFHIDKIPYDNMWSDDKY, from the coding sequence ATGCAACAAGCAACACTCTGTTTATTATTAAAAGGAAATCAAATACTCCTCGCAATGAAAAAAAGAAGTTTTGGTGTTGGAAAATGGAATGGCGTTGGTGGAAAACCTGAAGGCAATGAAACAATTACAAGTACTGCTATTAGAGAAGCAAAAGAAGAAATCGGGGTAAATATAAAAGAATCTGACTTAGAAAAGGTTTGTGAATTTAAATTTTTTTTTAAAGATGGAAAAAATAATCAAGAAGTTAGTGTGTTTTTATGTAAATCATGGGAAGGTGATATAATAGAAACAGAAGAAATGATGCCACAATGGTTTCATATAGATAAAATTCCATATGATAATATGTGGTCAGATGATAAATATTGA
- a CDS encoding DedA family protein translates to MLNQILSFIFLYKYFALFLITFFASLTNLTPASPSLIASGSLIAQEYLNYYYVFLFGFLGSVLGDITAYFLSYYYSTEVLKKIGFKKLLNSKSFSKAEIYFIKNSGKTIFLSRFFLTSFGPVVNLIAGLSKISFKKFIIYDLPGEAIYVFLFTGIGYLFANNWEYISSLFSYASNILIVIIIIIVLYFYRNKIFSHK, encoded by the coding sequence ATGTTAAATCAAATTTTGTCATTTATATTTTTATATAAATATTTTGCGTTATTTCTAATAACTTTTTTTGCTTCTCTTACAAATCTTACACCAGCAAGTCCATCTCTTATTGCTTCTGGTTCTCTTATTGCACAAGAGTATTTAAATTATTATTATGTATTTTTGTTTGGATTTTTAGGAAGTGTACTAGGAGATATTACAGCTTATTTCCTTTCATATTATTACAGTACAGAAGTTTTAAAAAAAATTGGATTTAAAAAATTGTTAAATTCAAAAAGTTTTTCAAAAGCAGAGATATATTTTATAAAGAATTCTGGAAAAACAATATTTTTAAGTAGGTTTTTTCTTACTAGTTTTGGTCCTGTTGTAAATTTAATAGCAGGACTATCAAAAATAAGTTTCAAAAAATTTATAATTTATGATTTACCAGGAGAAGCAATATATGTATTTTTGTTTACAGGAATTGGATATCTATTCGCAAACAATTGGGAATATATATCAAGTCTGTTTTCTTATGCTAGTAATATTTTGATAGTTATAATAATAATTATTGTTTTATATTTTTATAGAAACAAAATCTTTTCACATAAATAA